In Aquiflexum balticum DSM 16537, a single genomic region encodes these proteins:
- a CDS encoding QcrA and Rieske domain-containing protein has protein sequence MKEQKAGETPKWKNDFPIDKEEATHVSRREFAKFLTLFSGALALGNGAIVLKSIAFPEKELEGQHLICEEGQLPMGEMLQFEIEGDKVIPYILIHLEDGEWRAFEQKCTHLACAVIYRKDLNLIECPCHKGYFDPRTGVVTQGPPPRPLPQLDVVIENGKVFVKAKSHKA, from the coding sequence GAACAAAAAGCAGGTGAAACACCAAAGTGGAAAAACGATTTCCCCATAGACAAGGAGGAGGCAACTCATGTTTCCAGAAGAGAATTTGCTAAATTCCTTACCCTTTTCTCTGGAGCACTAGCTCTTGGCAATGGGGCTATTGTCCTTAAAAGCATCGCCTTCCCTGAAAAAGAACTGGAAGGTCAACATCTCATTTGCGAAGAAGGTCAGCTACCAATGGGCGAAATGCTACAATTCGAAATTGAAGGGGATAAGGTCATCCCTTATATACTGATCCATTTGGAAGATGGAGAGTGGAGGGCTTTTGAACAAAAATGTACACATCTGGCCTGTGCTGTCATTTACAGAAAAGATCTAAACTTGATCGAATGCCCCTGCCACAAAGGTTATTTTGATCCCCGCACCGGGGTAGTTACACAAGGCCCACCCCCAAGACCTTTGCCTCAATTAGATGTAGTGATAGAAAACGGAAAAGTATTTGTCAAAGCCAAAAGCCATAAAGCCTGA
- a CDS encoding DUF6755 family protein encodes MSNFRYSQKEAHPNKTNTLMTGITLLLILLVSIQIWLLYSALNNALTENFKIAVSTFLGSLVLFITSAWLLRYLPEPRNPKIKE; translated from the coding sequence ATGAGTAATTTCAGATATTCCCAAAAAGAAGCCCATCCTAATAAGACCAATACCTTAATGACAGGAATCACCCTATTATTGATTCTTTTGGTCAGTATTCAGATTTGGCTACTGTATTCTGCCCTGAACAATGCATTGACAGAGAATTTCAAAATTGCAGTCAGCACATTTCTTGGGTCTTTGGTTTTATTTATCACATCAGCTTGGCTTTTGCGTTATTTACCTGAACCAAGAAACCCCAAAATTAAGGAATAA
- a CDS encoding MoeA family protein — MISVNQAMSILQACVTEGKIQLIPLLQSMDLIVAKDILSPLDVLSFDNSAIDGDALGWDENRESWEVMNEISAGEQKTFPLQPCKPVEPSQAHLCLKPLIQ, encoded by the coding sequence ATGATCTCTGTAAATCAAGCCATGTCAATTTTACAAGCATGTGTAACAGAAGGAAAAATTCAACTTATTCCACTGTTACAATCAATGGATTTGATTGTAGCAAAAGACATATTGTCACCTTTGGATGTGCTCTCATTTGATAATTCAGCCATAGATGGGGATGCTCTGGGCTGGGATGAAAATCGTGAATCATGGGAAGTTATGAATGAAATCTCAGCAGGGGAACAAAAAACATTTCCACTACAGCCATGTAAACCAGTAGAACCTTCACAAGCACACCTGTGCCTAAAGCCGCTGATACAGTAA
- a CDS encoding molybdopterin-binding protein, translating to MDHLSKLKKSIDEVIEKTEVVLLSGGISVGDYDYVKKALEIAGVKELFYKIKQRSGKPLYAGLLGKKIVFALPGNPASVIICFNQYVKPALLQYMGHHGPWKPTEKLPLAEPSRRKNGITFFLKAHIEIGLVYILPGQESFNLISFGVTNCFAEVTEETEELEAGSLINIYHW from the coding sequence ATAGACCATTTATCAAAATTGAAAAAATCAATAGACGAAGTAATAGAAAAAACTGAAGTCGTACTGCTATCGGGAGGTATATCAGTTGGTGACTATGACTATGTAAAAAAAGCATTGGAAATCGCCGGAGTAAAGGAATTGTTTTATAAAATTAAACAAAGATCTGGTAAACCCCTTTATGCTGGATTGTTAGGTAAAAAAATTGTATTTGCTTTACCTGGGAATCCTGCATCTGTCATTATTTGCTTCAATCAATATGTCAAGCCAGCACTTTTACAATACATGGGGCATCATGGTCCCTGGAAACCTACAGAAAAGCTTCCTTTGGCAGAACCTTCAAGAAGAAAAAACGGAATTACTTTCTTCCTAAAAGCCCACATAGAAATTGGATTGGTTTACATTTTGCCCGGCCAGGAATCATTTAACCTGATTTCATTTGGTGTAACTAATTGTTTTGCTGAGGTAACTGAAGAAACTGAGGAGCTAGAAGCTGGATCGTTGATAAATATTTACCATTGGTAG
- a CDS encoding molybdenum cofactor guanylyltransferase, whose product MKGLEIFILAGGKSSRMGSDKGLVQIKGKPMIQYLIESLNELPYPIYIIAHNAAYQEFGLKVIQDKIPEKGPLGGLLTALANTTGNSVCLLSCDMPFLKAESLKALITQSKDHCIIISSLKNRILPFPGVYPISLTSLIEKDIANNRLKLQSFIFDNHHEIFALDHFSEQNPIEFLNINTPEDRVYASYWLSKNH is encoded by the coding sequence ATGAAAGGATTGGAAATTTTTATTTTGGCAGGTGGTAAAAGCAGCAGAATGGGCAGTGACAAAGGGTTGGTCCAGATTAAAGGAAAACCTATGATTCAGTATTTGATTGAATCACTCAATGAACTTCCATATCCAATCTATATCATTGCGCATAATGCTGCTTATCAAGAGTTTGGATTAAAAGTGATACAGGATAAAATTCCAGAAAAAGGGCCTTTAGGGGGACTTTTGACTGCTTTGGCTAATACCACGGGAAATTCTGTCTGCTTACTGAGCTGTGATATGCCTTTTTTGAAAGCTGAATCCTTGAAAGCATTGATTACTCAATCTAAGGATCACTGTATTATAATTTCTAGTTTAAAAAATAGAATACTACCCTTTCCTGGAGTATACCCTATAAGCTTGACTTCTTTAATTGAAAAAGATATCGCAAACAATAGATTGAAACTTCAAAGTTTTATTTTTGACAACCATCATGAAATATTTGCTTTAGATCACTTCTCTGAGCAAAATCCAATTGAATTCTTGAACATCAATACACCTGAAGACAGAGTCTACGCTTCATATTGGCTATCAAAAAATCATTAA
- a CDS encoding MFS transporter: MQEQINSLSYRMLFLNTLAFTICFAVWTFNGVMVTYLTDNGIFDWGPVETGWLFGIPILTGAIFRLPLGILTDKYGGKWIFAGLLLLCALPMYLIAYVESFMAYAILSFFFGFAGAGFAVGIGYTSVWFPKSWQGRALGIFGAGNAGAALTTLLAPTLLNNFTGNGEHPENWRLLPQYYAGVLILMALIFIFFSVNKKTGAPARTMTQILKPLKSIRVWRFGFYYFLVFGCFVAFAQWLVPYFVNVYGASLVVAGLFASLFSFPSGLIRVLGGWMSDKLGARRVMLGTFRWSIILAALLMVPKMDIFTPGKGIMSGSAGKVKMVSDQEIIVGEKSYGLASKEMANEKMDEPNNLTSFLPHKYNWQEPVVKEGQDVAKKELLAKGVTQISFEANMWVYAVLVLLIGIVWGIGKAGVYRFIPDYFPDDVGTVGGMVGVIGGLGGFVCPIIFGYLLDWTGLWTSSWILMFILSVTCLFWILKVTRKIIKTESPEIAQQIEHKN; the protein is encoded by the coding sequence ATGCAGGAACAAATCAACTCTTTATCCTACAGAATGCTTTTTCTTAACACCTTGGCGTTTACCATCTGCTTTGCCGTTTGGACATTTAATGGGGTGATGGTAACCTACCTTACCGACAATGGGATTTTTGACTGGGGACCTGTTGAGACAGGTTGGTTGTTTGGTATTCCCATTCTTACAGGGGCTATTTTCCGTTTACCTTTGGGTATTCTTACAGATAAATATGGAGGAAAATGGATTTTTGCAGGTTTACTCCTTCTATGTGCCTTACCTATGTATTTGATCGCCTATGTAGAAAGTTTCATGGCCTATGCCATTTTGAGTTTTTTCTTTGGATTTGCTGGTGCAGGCTTCGCCGTAGGCATAGGCTACACTTCCGTTTGGTTTCCAAAAAGCTGGCAAGGAAGAGCCTTAGGTATCTTTGGCGCAGGTAATGCAGGCGCAGCTCTGACTACCTTGTTGGCACCTACTCTATTGAACAACTTCACAGGTAATGGAGAACATCCCGAAAATTGGAGGCTTTTGCCACAATATTATGCCGGGGTACTCATATTGATGGCTTTGATTTTTATTTTCTTCTCTGTTAATAAGAAAACAGGTGCTCCTGCACGAACTATGACTCAGATTCTCAAACCCCTGAAAAGCATCCGTGTTTGGCGGTTTGGATTCTATTATTTTCTGGTATTCGGTTGCTTTGTTGCATTTGCGCAGTGGCTAGTCCCCTATTTTGTCAATGTTTATGGCGCAAGCTTGGTCGTAGCTGGACTTTTTGCCTCTTTATTCTCTTTTCCATCAGGTTTAATACGTGTGCTGGGGGGCTGGATGAGTGATAAATTAGGTGCACGAAGGGTGATGTTAGGTACCTTCCGTTGGTCAATTATTTTGGCGGCACTACTGATGGTTCCAAAAATGGATATCTTCACCCCAGGCAAAGGTATCATGTCAGGCAGTGCAGGAAAAGTTAAAATGGTTAGTGACCAAGAAATTATTGTAGGAGAAAAAAGTTATGGATTGGCTTCCAAAGAAATGGCAAATGAAAAAATGGATGAACCCAATAACTTGACTTCCTTTCTTCCCCACAAATACAATTGGCAGGAACCTGTTGTAAAGGAAGGTCAAGATGTTGCCAAAAAGGAATTACTGGCCAAAGGAGTTACCCAAATTTCGTTTGAAGCAAATATGTGGGTTTATGCCGTTTTGGTTTTATTGATTGGTATCGTTTGGGGTATTGGAAAGGCAGGAGTTTACCGATTTATACCGGACTATTTCCCGGATGATGTAGGAACTGTTGGAGGTATGGTAGGGGTAATCGGAGGACTCGGTGGATTTGTTTGTCCCATAATCTTCGGTTATTTACTTGATTGGACGGGGCTTTGGACCAGTAGCTGGATCCTGATGTTTATCTTATCCGTTACTTGTCTTTTCTGGATACTCAAGGTCACTAGAAAAATCATCAAAACAGAATCTCCAGAGATAGCTCAACAAATTGAACATAAAAATTAA
- the moaCB gene encoding bifunctional molybdenum cofactor biosynthesis protein MoaC/MoaB has protein sequence MINITHKSNTLRKAIAQAIVKVGSVDTIDAIIQKKVPKGDVLEMAKVAGLFAAKKTADMIPDCHPLPVEFTSINYEIKDLEVYIFVEIHTIYKTGVEVEAMHAASVVALTMYDMLKPIDKNICIEQIKLVEKKGGKTDFSKDKNEALKAAVIVCSDSIAAGKKDDIAGKVIIGKLEKSAVHIHDYLVIPDEIHDIQTLLKQFVEEKVNIIIITGGTGLSLRDITPEAIKPLLEKEIPGIVEAIRSYGQQRTPYSMLSRSVAGLIGNTLVLALPGSTKGAEESMDAIFPAILHIFKVMEGPGYTH, from the coding sequence ATGATTAATATAACTCATAAATCAAACACACTTCGTAAAGCAATCGCACAAGCTATTGTAAAAGTGGGTTCGGTAGATACAATCGATGCTATCATTCAGAAAAAGGTTCCAAAAGGAGACGTCTTGGAAATGGCCAAGGTCGCAGGCCTCTTTGCTGCCAAAAAAACTGCGGATATGATTCCCGATTGTCATCCACTGCCTGTAGAATTCACTTCCATCAACTATGAGATAAAAGATCTTGAAGTCTATATATTTGTTGAAATTCATACAATTTACAAAACAGGTGTAGAAGTCGAAGCCATGCATGCGGCTTCCGTCGTTGCCCTGACAATGTATGATATGCTAAAACCCATTGATAAAAACATATGTATAGAGCAGATCAAATTGGTAGAAAAAAAAGGAGGAAAAACGGATTTTTCAAAAGATAAGAATGAAGCCCTTAAAGCAGCAGTTATCGTTTGCTCAGATTCTATTGCGGCAGGAAAAAAAGATGACATAGCTGGAAAAGTCATTATTGGCAAATTAGAAAAATCAGCCGTCCATATCCATGATTATCTCGTTATACCAGATGAAATCCATGATATACAAACCCTTTTGAAGCAGTTCGTAGAAGAAAAGGTAAATATTATAATAATAACAGGAGGAACTGGCCTTTCTCTCAGGGATATTACGCCAGAGGCAATAAAGCCCCTCTTAGAAAAGGAAATTCCTGGAATAGTAGAGGCAATCCGGTCCTACGGGCAACAGCGAACACCTTACTCCATGCTTTCCAGATCAGTAGCTGGGTTAATTGGAAATACTTTGGTTCTCGCCTTACCTGGCTCAACCAAAGGAGCAGAAGAATCCATGGATGCCATTTTCCCAGCCATCTTACATATTTTCAAAGTCATGGAAGGCCCAGGGTATACTCATTGA
- the ccsA gene encoding cytochrome c biogenesis protein, which translates to MKIIRILLSTKVTLVLFIAFAGSMAVATFIENDHGTPVARSMVYDAWWFEIIMVWMGINFLAHINQYRLFHKNRWPIGLFHIAFVIIILGAGVTRYFSKEGIMHIRQGQEENTFYTTSHYLQINESNENNLHSFEKPLLLLPKDFKPKTISAKLGDTKFKVVFEEYIQGAKEEFLDGTETFVDLAVAIGAGREDYLVDKGKFIQMGDITLSTKNDPIHTIRIYKENQTWFIESDLHLQMMEMATQQMGNQHSGETQPLKLRTLYQWDGGAFMVKGIHENAKLGYGAEKDPQLAKNLLDVVKYSIQDESGQTIKEAFVKMVSFNPSWTTFTYESKNYSATFGPKPIHLPFGLYLNAFELERYPGSQSPSSYASEVMVMDQGEEFPYRIFMNNVLDYKGFRFYQSSYDTDERGTVLSVNQDRPGTYITYLGYLLLTLGMFLTLFAKGSRFRILNTKLSNIKKVAATLLVLLGTTVNIFGQEIESINPAIVPLQQAEAYGKLIVQDLDGRMKPLNTLANEITRKLTGKTYVTIPNQEGDFKLSPEQFLLAVQMDPTTYSHLPLIKIDKTKSFEVFQLLGIEASDRISFRDFLDEEGNYLIQDLVEKANQLKPAERNEGHKELLKTDERFNIFYGLLTGDFLRLFPNKLDGNNTWFTGQQFMQGFDEEDGIFVKNITPLYLNALGKGIVEGNWEEAEETLSYIALYQEKIGAEVYPTSNEIKAELLYNKLNLGTRLFGLFWLLGAIMLFLGILMLFKNDGILKKIWSVGKILTWLGFLAFTFHLSLRWYIAKHPPWSDGFEMLVFVAWGVLLFGLLFSAKSKFTLPLGLIFSGTLLFVGFLDWLNPEITNLMPVLNSYWLKIHVAIIVSSYAPLALAAIIALLSLILIIFKPNDPGKKWWSSIRELQMVNEMSITIGLFLLAIGTFLGGVWANESWGRYWAWDPKETWALISVIVYAFVLHLRLIPKFKNGLVFNLASLWAFSSIVMTSFGVNYYLSGLHSYAAGDPVPVPIWVYWIVLVLLTISVFAIFKYKNLKEVEIKQLVV; encoded by the coding sequence ATGAAAATCATCAGAATACTGCTTTCCACCAAAGTTACCTTGGTCTTGTTCATAGCATTTGCAGGATCAATGGCTGTGGCTACATTTATCGAAAATGACCACGGAACTCCCGTAGCCCGCTCCATGGTTTATGATGCTTGGTGGTTTGAAATTATCATGGTTTGGATGGGCATCAACTTTTTGGCCCACATCAACCAATACCGGCTGTTTCATAAAAACCGCTGGCCTATCGGCCTCTTTCATATTGCCTTTGTCATCATCATCTTAGGGGCCGGAGTAACGCGATATTTCAGTAAAGAAGGCATCATGCATATCCGTCAGGGCCAAGAAGAAAATACTTTTTACACCACTTCACATTACCTACAGATCAATGAAAGTAATGAAAATAACCTCCATTCCTTTGAAAAACCCCTCTTGTTACTCCCTAAGGACTTTAAGCCCAAAACCATTTCTGCCAAATTGGGCGACACCAAATTCAAGGTGGTCTTTGAAGAATACATTCAAGGCGCTAAAGAAGAATTCTTGGACGGAACGGAGACCTTTGTTGATTTGGCGGTTGCCATAGGTGCAGGAAGGGAAGATTATTTGGTGGATAAAGGAAAATTTATCCAAATGGGTGATATTACCCTTAGCACCAAAAATGATCCAATCCACACCATCCGCATTTACAAAGAAAACCAAACCTGGTTCATTGAATCCGATCTACATTTACAAATGATGGAGATGGCTACCCAACAAATGGGCAATCAGCATTCAGGAGAAACCCAGCCACTCAAATTGCGGACGCTTTATCAATGGGACGGTGGTGCGTTTATGGTCAAAGGAATCCATGAAAACGCCAAACTGGGCTATGGAGCAGAAAAAGATCCTCAATTGGCCAAAAACCTGTTGGATGTGGTCAAATACAGCATCCAAGATGAATCCGGTCAAACGATCAAAGAGGCTTTTGTGAAAATGGTCAGCTTCAATCCAAGTTGGACTACTTTTACTTATGAAAGTAAGAACTACTCGGCCACTTTTGGCCCTAAACCCATACACTTGCCTTTTGGTCTTTACCTTAATGCATTCGAACTGGAAAGATATCCCGGAAGTCAAAGTCCATCGAGCTATGCCAGTGAAGTCATGGTGATGGATCAAGGTGAGGAGTTTCCCTATCGTATCTTCATGAATAATGTATTGGATTACAAAGGATTCAGGTTTTACCAATCTTCCTATGATACCGATGAAAGGGGTACGGTACTTTCTGTCAATCAGGACAGACCCGGCACCTATATCACTTATTTGGGTTATCTGCTTTTGACATTAGGGATGTTTTTGACCCTATTTGCCAAAGGCAGCAGGTTTAGAATTCTGAATACCAAACTCAGCAATATCAAAAAAGTAGCTGCAACTCTTCTGGTTTTATTGGGAACAACTGTCAACATTTTTGGCCAGGAAATTGAATCAATAAACCCCGCCATAGTCCCTTTGCAACAAGCGGAGGCTTATGGCAAACTCATTGTTCAGGATTTGGATGGAAGAATGAAGCCATTGAATACCCTAGCCAATGAAATCACCAGAAAGCTTACCGGAAAAACATACGTGACTATCCCAAATCAGGAAGGCGATTTCAAATTAAGTCCGGAACAATTCCTCTTGGCCGTACAAATGGATCCTACCACATATAGTCATCTACCCTTGATAAAAATCGACAAAACAAAGTCCTTTGAGGTTTTTCAGCTTTTGGGTATAGAAGCAAGTGACAGAATCAGTTTCCGGGATTTTTTGGATGAGGAAGGAAACTACCTGATACAGGATTTGGTAGAAAAAGCCAATCAACTCAAGCCTGCCGAAAGAAATGAAGGACATAAAGAATTACTCAAAACCGATGAAAGATTCAATATTTTCTATGGTTTGTTGACTGGGGACTTTCTCCGCCTATTCCCAAACAAGCTGGATGGAAACAATACTTGGTTCACAGGTCAGCAGTTTATGCAGGGATTTGATGAAGAAGACGGTATTTTTGTCAAAAACATCACACCACTTTATCTCAATGCACTCGGTAAAGGTATTGTAGAAGGGAACTGGGAAGAAGCTGAAGAAACCTTATCATACATTGCATTGTATCAGGAAAAAATCGGGGCCGAAGTCTATCCCACATCCAATGAAATTAAAGCAGAACTGCTCTATAACAAATTGAATCTTGGAACGAGGCTATTTGGTTTGTTTTGGCTTTTAGGTGCAATTATGTTGTTTTTGGGGATTTTAATGCTATTCAAGAATGACGGAATTTTGAAAAAAATCTGGTCAGTCGGTAAAATATTGACATGGTTAGGATTTTTGGCTTTTACTTTTCACTTAAGTTTGAGGTGGTACATCGCCAAACATCCACCTTGGAGTGATGGATTTGAGATGCTGGTTTTTGTGGCTTGGGGTGTATTGCTTTTTGGGCTGTTGTTTTCGGCCAAGTCAAAGTTTACCCTGCCTTTGGGTCTCATTTTTTCAGGAACACTGCTTTTCGTTGGTTTCTTGGATTGGCTCAATCCCGAAATCACCAACCTGATGCCTGTCCTGAATTCCTACTGGCTCAAAATCCACGTTGCCATTATTGTAAGCAGTTACGCCCCTTTGGCTCTGGCCGCGATTATTGCATTGCTAAGTTTGATCTTGATCATATTCAAGCCCAATGATCCTGGGAAAAAATGGTGGAGCAGTATCCGTGAATTGCAGATGGTAAACGAAATGTCAATTACCATCGGGTTGTTTCTTTTGGCAATAGGAACATTTTTGGGTGGCGTTTGGGCCAATGAAAGCTGGGGAAGGTATTGGGCATGGGATCCCAAAGAAACTTGGGCATTGATTTCGGTTATCGTCTATGCATTTGTATTGCACCTCAGGCTGATTCCAAAATTCAAAAATGGACTGGTATTCAATCTTGCAAGCCTTTGGGCATTTTCCTCAATCGTCATGACCTCTTTTGGAGTGAATTATTACCTGTCAGGTCTTCACTCTTATGCAGCCGGAGATCCTGTGCCTGTTCCAATATGGGTTTATTGGATTGTTTTGGTTTTATTGACTATTTCTGTATTCGCTATTTTCAAATACAAAAACCTCAAAGAAGTTGAAATCAAACAGCTTGTGGTATAA
- a CDS encoding alginate export family protein yields MKKLLILGWGILFFLSYQDLSAQFKIDGQILQRSEFRNGFGRLISEDQKPFAFIGHRARLQAAYEMENFTFYMSIQDVRVWGNTPQVKASDNFLSLHEAWAIAKISDTWKVKLGRQELNYDNFRFLGNLDWALQGRAHDFALVMHEKDNMKFHFGGAYNQAAQALVDQPFLIPNQYKIAQMARYENKWGKVQFSALFWNDGREWQNFDTNGTLLEKGIRYRSTLGVPTLKYNSGNSQLSAFYYHQFGKDIAGRSLNAYNFSLAYNHTFPINLEQGKVWTISIGTEHISGTANNETETNNSYNPLYGTNHLFNGYMDLFFVGGTHEENVGLEDYFIRSRYAFSKKFFLQGDIHTFFAQNKIFRLEEPGSSNQLDPYFGTQLDFSLGYIVNEAFSIQSGYSQFFNTDSFAYIQNNSNPKGIQNWAYLMLIFRPTMKNKFIGILL; encoded by the coding sequence ATGAAAAAGCTATTAATATTGGGTTGGGGAATCTTATTTTTCCTCTCCTATCAGGACCTGTCTGCCCAATTCAAAATAGACGGACAAATTCTTCAGCGTTCAGAGTTCCGAAACGGATTTGGAAGACTTATCTCTGAGGATCAAAAACCCTTCGCTTTTATCGGTCATCGTGCCAGGCTACAAGCCGCCTATGAAATGGAAAATTTCACTTTCTATATGAGCATACAGGATGTCAGGGTTTGGGGAAATACGCCGCAAGTAAAAGCCTCGGACAACTTCCTGTCCCTACATGAGGCTTGGGCAATTGCCAAAATTTCGGATACTTGGAAAGTTAAATTGGGAAGACAGGAACTCAATTATGACAACTTTAGGTTTTTGGGAAATTTGGATTGGGCATTGCAGGGAAGGGCACATGATTTTGCTTTGGTGATGCATGAAAAAGATAATATGAAATTCCATTTTGGTGGGGCATATAACCAAGCAGCACAGGCACTTGTAGATCAGCCATTTTTAATCCCTAACCAATATAAAATCGCCCAAATGGCCAGGTATGAAAACAAATGGGGAAAGGTACAGTTTTCTGCATTGTTCTGGAATGATGGGCGTGAATGGCAAAACTTTGATACCAATGGCACGCTTTTGGAAAAAGGAATCCGCTATAGGTCTACCTTAGGCGTACCCACCTTAAAATACAATTCAGGAAATTCTCAGCTATCTGCCTTTTATTACCACCAGTTCGGAAAGGATATCGCAGGAAGAAGCCTGAATGCATATAATTTCAGTCTTGCCTATAACCATACTTTTCCTATCAACCTAGAACAAGGTAAAGTTTGGACTATATCTATAGGTACCGAACATATCAGCGGCACTGCCAACAATGAGACTGAAACAAACAATTCATACAACCCGCTTTACGGCACCAATCATTTATTCAACGGGTATATGGATTTGTTTTTTGTGGGAGGAACACATGAGGAGAATGTGGGTCTGGAAGATTATTTTATCCGGTCCCGGTATGCTTTCAGCAAAAAATTCTTTCTTCAAGGGGACATCCATACATTCTTTGCCCAGAATAAAATTTTCAGATTGGAAGAACCGGGCAGTTCAAATCAATTGGATCCTTACTTTGGAACACAACTGGATTTTAGTTTGGGCTATATCGTCAATGAAGCATTTTCCATTCAAAGTGGATATAGTCAATTTTTCAATACCGATTCATTTGCTTACATTCAAAACAACAGCAATCCAAAAGGAATCCAAAATTGGGCCTACCTCATGCTAATTTTCAGACCAACCATGAAAAATAAATTCATCGGTATTTTGCTCTAA
- the nrfA gene encoding ammonia-forming cytochrome c nitrite reductase: MKNWILFGLTAVIVFLLAMLAYSIMDRKTEARFAYQPKVQIEGIEPRDSVWGLNYPRQYQSYMKTQDTTFKSMYNTSGFQDVLDDQPELVILWAGYAFSKDYNQPRGHAYAITDVQNSIRIGSPMEPGDGVMPSTCWTCKSPDVPRLMSELGVTEYYSTKLSSMGSEVINPIGCADCHNSQTMNLTITRPALIEAFEAMGKDINQSSHQEMRSLVCAQCHVEYYFDKTKPGKEKANYLTFPWKDGLSVEAMENYYDNIDFADWTHPISKTKMLKAQHPDYEIFEMGVHAKRGVSCADCHMPYKNEGGQKFTDHHIGSPLSNVENSCFVCHREKQEDLMTDVYDRQRKVKEGSSKLQKQIAMAHIEAGKAWELGATEEQMKDIQKGIRHAQWRWDFVVASHGGAFHAPLESSRIITSAMSTIQESRIQLTRLLSSLGHNKPVDMPDFNDKTALQTYIGLDMEKEWADKAKFLEQVVPQWLKEGKAREAKKEVKVLSSK; the protein is encoded by the coding sequence ATGAAAAATTGGATTCTTTTTGGATTAACAGCCGTAATAGTCTTTTTATTGGCCATGCTGGCCTATTCTATTATGGACAGGAAAACTGAGGCGAGATTTGCATATCAACCCAAAGTACAGATAGAAGGAATTGAACCCAGGGATTCTGTTTGGGGATTGAATTATCCCAGGCAGTATCAATCCTATATGAAAACCCAGGACACCACTTTTAAAAGTATGTACAATACAAGTGGCTTTCAGGATGTATTGGATGACCAGCCAGAATTGGTGATTTTATGGGCAGGCTATGCATTCAGTAAAGATTACAACCAACCCAGAGGTCATGCTTATGCTATTACAGATGTGCAGAATTCTATCAGAATTGGCTCCCCCATGGAACCTGGTGATGGGGTGATGCCAAGTACTTGCTGGACCTGCAAAAGCCCTGATGTACCCAGGTTGATGAGTGAATTGGGGGTTACGGAATATTATAGCACCAAATTATCAAGTATGGGTTCAGAGGTCATCAATCCAATAGGATGTGCTGACTGTCATAATTCCCAAACCATGAACCTTACCATTACCCGCCCTGCTTTGATTGAAGCTTTCGAAGCCATGGGCAAGGACATCAATCAATCTTCTCATCAGGAAATGCGCTCATTGGTCTGTGCTCAGTGCCATGTAGAATACTATTTTGACAAGACAAAGCCCGGAAAAGAAAAAGCAAATTACCTCACCTTCCCATGGAAAGATGGGTTGAGTGTGGAAGCTATGGAAAATTATTATGACAATATTGATTTTGCGGATTGGACACATCCCATCAGCAAAACCAAAATGCTTAAAGCACAGCATCCCGATTATGAAATTTTTGAAATGGGTGTACATGCCAAAAGAGGTGTTTCCTGTGCAGATTGCCATATGCCTTACAAAAATGAGGGCGGACAAAAATTCACAGACCACCATATCGGTTCACCACTCAGCAATGTAGAAAACTCCTGTTTCGTTTGTCACAGGGAAAAACAGGAGGATCTGATGACAGATGTCTATGATCGCCAACGAAAAGTCAAAGAAGGGTCTTCGAAATTACAGAAACAGATTGCGATGGCACATATTGAAGCAGGAAAGGCTTGGGAATTAGGTGCCACTGAAGAACAGATGAAAGATATCCAAAAAGGTATACGCCATGCACAATGGAGATGGGATTTTGTAGTGGCTTCCCATGGTGGGGCATTCCATGCCCCTTTGGAATCCAGTAGGATTATCACCTCGGCCATGAGTACAATTCAGGAAAGTAGAATCCAACTTACCAGATTATTGTCTTCATTGGGCCACAATAAGCCTGTAGATATGCCTGACTTTAATGATAAAACAGCTTTACAGACCTACATTGGCCTTGATATGGAAAAAGAATGGGCAGACAAAGCCAAATTCCTAGAGCAGGTAGTTCCGCAATGGCTGAAGGAAGGCAAAGCCAGGGAAGCTAAAAAAGAAGTTAAAGTCCTAAGTAGCAAATAA